The genomic window TTATGTACAccctccatttctaaatacaagactttatagagatttcaatatggactacatatgaatgtatatagacatattttagagtgtagattcactcattttgctccgtatgtagtttgtattggaatctctaaaaaggcttatatttaggaacggagggagtagaattcaATAACCATAAATCCATGACGTCAGTTTTTAGATACAAGTCAGCTTTACAAGACAACAGATGCTCAAACCTCAAAGTCTGGACTATGAGGCCTGGACACTGATTGTCAAGTCAATGGCTCTCATGATGGTAGTACGACAAGTTGGTAACACGTCTCTAACGGACTCTAACAGTTAATAAACAAATAACATCATAGTATCAACACCTAATAAAGGCCAGTATCACAAGAATAGACAATCAGCATGTGCACCACATGATCAAAGCTGACAAACAAGAATATGTGATAATTAGAGACCAAATTTTAACATATTTGAAACAAATTCCTCTCAGAATTTACGAAATATTGGCGATTGTACTTCAGCCTATTGGCGAAAGAAGAAGGAAGGCAGCGACCAGGATCTAATGGGAAACTAAGCCCACTCCATAATCTACCAAGCTCACAATACTCATTCATCACCAGCTCAACTAATCTAAGCATGAAAGCCCAGTACAAAAGAAGATCTTCAAATGCTTCCAATATAAAACAAATAACCAAAAACTTAAAATCAAGTCAGCATAACACCAGAGAAAAGATTTTGAGCATTTCCTACTCACAACAGAAAACCATGAATCAGAAACCTATGTATCTAATATAAGCATATGACCACAAATTCTAAACTGGCATGCACAAGAGTCGACCATTAGAATTTATCAGATCAGATCAAAGAAGACCTGATAACTAAGAATTTGACCGAACAGAAGATGAGATGCATCATCAAAAAATTAAACCATTCGCCTATACGCAGAGCAATCGCGTGTGCGTGGCGGCGAGCTGACCAGACGACGCAGATGCAGCAACACACTGGGAGACTACACACAGAACATTCATTATCTAGGATTTCCAGGGGGTCTATCAACTGACTAATATCTCCTAGATCGCTAGTCGCTATCATAAGTCAAGCCTTGGTCTCTCATCATGCAAAATCGCTAAACATACAATTACTTGAGCATTGCTTTGCACAAATAAGATAGCCTAGATCTCTGGTTACATGTTCAAAATGGGTGAACACCTAAGCATATCAGAACATCTGCATTGGTTCCACATAAGGCAATATAGCATACAAAAACACATCATCAGTCCCCTAAGTCTATTACAGTAACCTAAAATCTGACTTTAAGAGGCCAAATTCCTTACCTAAACTCTTATATCAGAGGTAAGCAGGGTTGCTGAGGAACGGCAGTGCAGCAAGAGACATGAGCATCTCCGAGGTACCGTTCTTGGCTtgctttaccctcgaaagttgaaGCTGCATGTCCACGAAAGCCTGCATCCGCTTGAGTTCCAGATCCTTGAGGAACTTGATCCGCTGCTTCTCCATCTCCTCTGCATGCCTCTGCTTGGCAGCCTCCATGCGCTCATACATCTCAGCGAATGTCTCCATAGCCATCGCTAGCTCCCCAAAACCTCCGGCCCCGCCCCTCTTCCTTTtgttgccgccaccgccgcccccaccaccgccAAGAACAGGAGGACCGTTACCACCAGAGTGAGACGACACTGAGCGCGAGGCCGATTGCTGCGAGCCCTCGTCGTCGTCAtagttgttgttgttattgtagCCATCGTCCGAGTCGGAATCCGCGGCAGCCGCAGCTGCGGCGGCCTTATGGAATAGGTCAGCGGCCGGGAGGTTGGACCCGCGGCGGTAGTTGGGCAGGGGGAGCGCcatcggcggcgccggcgagggcggcgacggggagcgAGAGGGCGACATGCGCCTCCGCAGcatgggaagcgcgcggggcggggagggcttcttggcggcggcggccgagAGGGTCGGGCCGACGAGGACGTCGAGCTGGCGGAAGAAGGGCCAGGGCGAGGGCCCGCCCCGCGCCCGCTCGGCCTTGTACTTCTTCTTGAGGGTATCGACCCGGTTCTTGCACTGGATGTCGGTGCGCGGgggccggcggcgcgcggaggcCCCCGGGCGGGTGTTGACGGCGTCGGCGACCTCGCGCCACTGCGGCTGGCGGAGGCTGCCGCGGTTGAGGTCGATGTATCGCGACCCCCAGGCGTCGACGAGGGCGGCCGTCTCGCCCTCGCTCCAGCAGTCCTCCCGGTACGGGAGGTTGGGGTTGGGCGGCGGCAGCTTCCCGTCCATGGCGCCCTCCCAGATCTCTCTCTCAGGAAACCCTAAAAGTCTGGACTAATTTCCCCTCTCGGTGGCTGGAGATGGATGGATGCGAGTCgggggcggctggcgacgagggGGGAGGGGAATAAAAGAGGGGAGCGGACGGGCGGCGAGGTGGGGAGCGGCGGCCCGTGGGCCGTGACCGTGAGGGAGGCGGACGCGGTGGGCACGTGGATGGGAGGGGAGCGGGCGGAGGCATTGGGGAACGGCCGCCGTTGGATGGGTGGGGGCGGGTTTGACTGACCGGCCGTCGGGGGTGGAGCCGAATTAAAATCGGGAGGGACGGTTGGCCGGCGCGGCACGTCGCGGACGCGGATGCCGTGCCCAGGGGGGATTCCATACGTAcgggacggctcggcctcggctggCCGACGTTCGGTCGGCGTGCGCGCGCTGCGTCTCTTTGGTTTTCGGGCCGAAAAGGAGAGAGAAGCAGtccgagcgagcgagcgagcgacagAGGCGGGGTGGCGACGTGGGTTCGGAGACTTCGGGGATGGATGGTCATCGATGGGTGCGTAGAGGTGGGGCCGCCGTGTATTGAGGCGACGATTTCGACTCTTCGCCTTCCTCGTATTAGCTTTCGTCTCAAAttaaactttataaactttgaccaaatttatataaaaaatattagcgTACCAAATCAATACCgctagatttattattgaatgtattttcacatcgtatagatattttattataattttcatatttttttctataaatttaGTCAAACTTTAAAAAAAATCAGTCAAACGTAATGTGCGGACTAAACAAAACGAAGGGAGTAAAAATGTTAGAACGCAGATAATACCTACATGTTCGTTCTGGAGTTCCCCCAGACCGAACGAGACATTCGGTACGAGCGATCAATCCCACCGAACGATTTCATTCGATGGGAGAAGCCCCACAGCCCGAATGCACACACAAATCACCCCATACAGGCCCTTTCCatgtaaaaaatgaaaaatgaaaataaagccCAGTAGCTACACAAAAGAAAGCCCAAATTTTTACTTCATTTGCCATTGTTCATAAAAATCACAAACTGGGCTTATAGTAGTCGCGGCAAAAAAATTAAAATGTGGGCTTTATAATGAAAATTTGCCACCGCAAATTAACTACATTTGAAATTTGTCATTAGCGCTTAAAATAAAATTTGTGGTGTGTGTTACATTAAAATTGCCATGCCAAAATAAAGGTAAATTTGCCATGAGAAAAAGGTAAATTTAGCCATGGTTGAAAAGCAATGAAAATTTGCCATGGTGCCAAAAAAAGTGAAATTGCCTCGATATTGACCATCCTTTACACTTCTGTCGGGATCCTGATCCTAAGTTACATCGATCTAGCATaaaacacatcatatcactttgcggcatcACGCTCGGTAAAACCCACGGCTGCCGCATTTACCTTGGTCGGGactgtttgcgtcttttggctcacgtatacgaTTGTGATGCTAGCATCCATGTGACAGAGAACCCGAGTCGACATGACTAGGCGTAAAACCAAGAtgccacaaacttacagggacaggcatacatgacccaacaatgcacATGTCGGTCAGCATTGAGTGTAGCCGAGTTGTAGCGAGGCTACAAAGGACTCCCGTAAACACCGCGTGACATTCCGCGTAGGGacaaacacatgagcaaaagagGACACATGCCGATCAATCCATGTGTTCCGGATGGAatcactaggaggcatttccccataagaaaggctaccaagaataaacaaccaGGTGTCGAATCTCACACATACCAAAGCATTTCAATAAcgcacacacaatatgctcgacatgtgtagatacaacatggcatcacaacataactctacgactcaaagtatttctttaagaggctccgaggagccatacatagcatgatattacaaacatgggtgtaATAACCCAACgggagaatatcatacggaaaccaacattcgatggaaaccggtgaaaaccaagagaagtagatgttttgaagtttcagaaaaaatctaaaaaaaggggatgttaagaggatgatgttttattaccacacaaaatttcaagttgaagtacattacgagatgtgagctacgaaaaagacaaaatcagcatTGAGCAGTGCCGAACAATAATGTCACTATTCAaggctgaatttgtctttttcatagctcacatctcgtaatgtgtttcaacttgaaattttgtgtggcaataaaacatcaccctcttaacatcccatattttttcacatttttttgaaactttaaaatatggttttcacgaagttttcattgaatattggTTTATATGTGATATTCTCCCTGACCCAACATACAAGGTCATACAAGCAACAGAAacgtaacatgtctgagtacagacaactacaaaaaaaggctgagaagtctgactatctacaagaccctccatagGAACCAGACCTCTGTCTGGGATTCCCAAACTAATCGGTCAATGTAGAACTCATCGTAGAAACCACCAGTGAGACTAAAGTctcctctgcaaaaacataaattaagccaacgtaagtacaaatgtactcagcaagacttacatcaaaactatatACTTATGTGTCAGTATCAACAATGTGGGTTGTAgggtttaattgcagcaagccagctttgactcagtggctatcctatactacgactACTAATTTTCTTCGAGGTgggaaagcgcacacgagtccacatattcaccatatcaatacaccactatggattcgctcccgtctccctacgagaaggccatccatagcactcatgcttatcttgcatgttttagagtatccacttcaagttatctatgaacaatataagctttccaagtagtccatacccgaggacgcggctattcgaatagtttgataaccctgcaggggtgtacttcttcacacacactctcaccacttaccaccatatacacgtcatgtatctcgacaaccttcaagcggaagcctggtgagggtgtcggtcatgacctgactaaccacacgagattctagtccaggtttatcgcttattTGAGGTTGTACCCGTAAAGGAAGTCCAGCCAATGTTTCACTCATGGCctcaaacaatgtgtgcagggttcccaagcccaccaaatgggtgccttggtacaccgtgccttggtgtatataccgcatcatagcccacccctaaggtcatcgctatgcacggcctccaacacatgtcctacaaacaccaaaaactagtgtgactcctggatagagatcaaggcgattaataagtcaagagagcttggagcgcccggagcccagtGTGTGGTAGTAGTtatcttggatcacaaacacagaactcggttcctgaggacggtttcaatgagacaacccaccatgtactcctacatggcctctcatcgctaccttaccaaatcgtgttcacacacttagctctcacaaggTAGGACATGAACACCACCATTCCAATCAATACcagatgaatcggacctgacactactctaagcatagcaggcatagcaaacaagcatgaatgagtaagcacatcatggctcaaggaactcctactcatgctagtgggttttactatttactgtggcaaagacaggtcatgcagaggaatcgGTTCAGCTAtcgcaacatgtaatagttgaattgttgttgtcctaatgtagtaaaagagagcaggagcaagagagtgggattgtatcagagtgatcaagggggtttgcttgcttggcacttctgaagatattatagctctcaatcggtgtcaacgatcacgaCGTCGAAATCTTCTTCTACCGAGAaggaacaaacaccggcaaacatagaaggaacacaattaatgcaatacagcaatatgatgcatgatcatgacatggcaatatgctagtgTTTGCGCTATTGCAAAATGCTACCATGTTAGTTGaagttcatttgaatcaaagattcaaattcaaactccaaaaGAAGCATTTagaatgccctttaattgatttgacATGATCAACAGGTATAAGTTGCTTTAATATGCATGAAAAGGCCATAaatagattcttcatatttttctgatattttttcatatacaaattatttcatttggagttacggttgatttttctatgatttttagaagttttaactaatttatagaattaataaatcatttctgaatTATTTAAAAATCGAGAAATCATTTACTGCGTTAGTTGTGCGTCAGAGTGATGTCATCAGTCAACGGGCCcggtccagggtcaaacctgacacctgggacccacatgtcatttacTCAGTCATTTGACAGGGTTTAATTCAGCCTAACTATTTTTTAGCCAAGTTAATAAACTTGTGGGACCCACTATTAGTTATTCGGGGAGGGTAATTAGTAGGTAATTAGCCCTAAACTAATAGGACACGTCAGCTGCCGGAGGTTAACCGCCAGTGACCTCAGCCGACGTCGAAGACACGCCAGGACGGCTGCTCTGGCGCCCATTCAACGTgtggaggggttctacagggagcttgCGCTCATGCGCATCGTTGTGTGGTCTCAGGGGTCTGTGGGGTGGCTGGAATTGAGTCTGGTGGTGAGGTCTTGTGGCGGCCGGGGTTCGGCGCTAAGGTGTACAGGtggatgagctggtgggtgtgctCGGCTCCTAGGAGAGTGTTAAGCGCGTTGGTGGGATCAGGCACGAGCTTCAACGGTAGTAGCGACGACGGTGACATGGTCGGCGGCGAGCACCACACAGCTCCGGTGTATCTATGGATAGAGCGCAAAATCAACACGGGGAGGGGAGGGAAAACTACCGGAGGCTCACAGGGAGGTGAAGGAACTGGTTGGCTGGCTCGGGGGAGGCCTCCTAGCAATGAATCAATGTCGAAGAGCTTCAATGGTCGGCGATGAATAAGATGGCGATGACGTCGCTGGGGTGCCTCCGGGCTCTCGATCTTCTGCTTGGGGAAGCTCCAAAGCATGACGGAGTTGAAGGACATGGTGTTTGGGCATAGGGGCCACAGTGGCCGCGACAAAAGCAAGTGGCGATGATGGGATCATTCGGTTGGGCGGGAGAGAGAGGGCCAGAGGAGGGGAAGGAGAGAGCTGGGGGGCGGGGTAAGGGAGAGGGGGGACTGGGTGTCTCCGTGGCGCGGTTGGAAGGCTCGACTGCCTCGAGGAAGCTGGAGGTGGTCGCTTGTGTGTCGGTGCACCGTGGCCACATGCCCTCGCGTCCTTCTGTCAAGAAGAGAACGACGACTCGCAGTTGGGCCTTGTGGGCTGCACAGTAGTGGGCCAaaggtaagagcatctccactcgttcggccCCCCAGCGCATAGGCCAGCATGGTTTCGGGCGTCGATCCGGCGATTTTTTAGACCCTGGGGCGACCAAGgccccagccacgcccccaggtgCCGCCCCCAAGGCCCCATACACGCGCCCCATATTCAAACTTGACTGTTCCCGCTCCAAAAAAAGGCCATAATCTGGCGATCAACGCAAAAGTTCAACAATTAGTGTCACAGTTCGGCGATCAAATGAAAGGATAGCTAATAGTTCGGCGCACAAAAAAAGGAAGGATGCGAAAGGAATGCATCAAACGTCGAGGTCGCCCTCCGGCGTCGTTTGCGGCGTGCGTGGGCTGGGAGGAGTCGGCGCGGCTTCTGGACTAGTCGGTGTGGCTTTTGTGCTGCTGGGCGTCGTGGAGGTATCATGAGTCGGGTTGGGCGTCGGCGTTCGTGTCGGCGTTGGAGTCACCGGTATCTGGTTCAGCATGAGGCAGCGCTCCGCCAGGGACTatgccttgagcttctcgtcgccgCTTTGGAGCATGTCAGCGCCGCCCATCAAGAAAGCCAGGTCATTGTTCCTCTTCTTggcgtcttgagctttgagcttggcAGCGACGTTGGTTCGGAGCAAGTCGAGCTTGACGGCGATGTTCGAGGCAGACGACcttccacgcttcggcgaggcactcaTCTTCCTTGGTCGCCCACTTGATGTGCGGCTCGCCGGTCTTGGccgcccctttcttcttcttcttcttcttcttcttcttcttcttcttgcctttcctcgttggcgccggctcctcctcttcttcttcctcctcctcaccctcctccggcTCTTCCTCGCCGTAGTCGAGCTCGCCATCCATGTCGCCGAGATCAATCGAGTCATCATGGGTGGTGAACTCGGGGGAAGCGGCGGCGGTAGCCGAGACAGCTgcgatgatgtcttccatgttGGCCTCCGTCGCGTCGGCGTCGCTAAGATGCAACAAGGAAGAGGCTTGCGAGGCCGCGACGGAGAGGTGGCGTCGGGGAAGCTGCATAGTCTGGCGGCGAGTACGTGTATGGAGAGTACTGAACACCGGCGAACAccggcgagggcgtgcgctggacCGGGTGCCCATGGggaaaggtgatgttggggttgaaaccGCCATGGACGTCGCCATCGGCATAGCCCGGTGAAGGCGTGCTCCATGGGTGCGACGACGACGAGAAGCCGACCGGAGATCTAACGCTTTGCTGGCTCTAGGCTGCGTGTGGGTCGTGgccgccgggtggattcatcatcctcGTGCGAGCCGCCGCTGCCACCGCATGCGCCGCCCTCTCCCTAGCCTTCCTGGGCCTGCTGCGCCTAtcggcggtgacggcctcccggTGCTGCACTTCTACCTTCTAGTCAGTGTTGGTCATGCCCGGGGGCTTGGACAACAGCGCCCTCTGCTTCCTCTACTTTggctgggcgacggcggcggctgtggGATCCGTTGCGGCGCGGGGGatcacgtacttcttcggcggcatggcggccggctTGGAAGGGAGGAGGCGGAATTTGGCGGGAGAAATGGAGAATGAGAGGGAAGCCGAGGGGGGAAGCGGgaggaaacggcgggaaaagggCCTCCTCTCACCGACAGAGTGGCCCCACGCCCCTTTTCGCTTTTGTCGGCGCCCCTAGGCGACACGCGGGTGCTTGGGTTCGGGGTGGGATTGCCGGCTATGGATTTGGCCCGAACCGGCGCTAAACGAGGTCCTGGGGGCGCGAATGGGCCGATTTTTGGCCACCGGCGCTAAAAAtttgcctgggggggggggtgttgggggcgcggctggagatgctctaagtcatGTAAGGTTTACCCCctttttatttcctgttttctattttgttttattcTGTTGTGATTTCATTTcaacatcaaatcattttttaaAACTCCAGAAATTAAATATGTGGATCAAATGGATTAACCCAGAGCCCCATAGGAAATTGCAGAATTATTGGACTTATATTATTTTAATAGTAAATATaactccaattcaaatagctatgaattaattcaaaggcccaaaaaaTGTTTTTAAgccaccaaaaatattggtttgaattttgttcctgccaatatttttcaaagtttaacaggaacattttcttggacttgttTGAAGAGGATTTTAAATTTTATCATTTTTAAAGTTTCTAAGGCTTGAGAATTTCCTCAACTTTCAAATTTCTcctgaaat from Triticum aestivum cultivar Chinese Spring chromosome 3B, IWGSC CS RefSeq v2.1, whole genome shotgun sequence includes these protein-coding regions:
- the LOC123070598 gene encoding trihelix transcription factor ASIL2 → MDGKLPPPNPNLPYREDCWSEGETAALVDAWGSRYIDLNRGSLRQPQWREVADAVNTRPGASARRRPPRTDIQCKNRVDTLKKKYKAERARGGPSPWPFFRQLDVLVGPTLSAAAAKKPSPPRALPMLRRRMSPSRSPSPPSPAPPMALPLPNYRRGSNLPAADLFHKAAAAAAAADSDSDDGYNNNNNYDDDEGSQQSASRSVSSHSGGNGPPVLGGGGGGGGGNKRKRGGAGGFGELAMAMETFAEMYERMEAAKQRHAEEMEKQRIKFLKDLELKRMQAFVDMQLQLSRVKQAKNGTSEMLMSLAALPFLSNPAYL